A portion of the Krasilnikovia cinnamomea genome contains these proteins:
- the moaC gene encoding cyclic pyranopterin monophosphate synthase MoaC: MPDESLLTHVDHTGAARMVDVSAKAVTARRAVAAGRVDTTAEVVALLRGDGMPKGDALAVARLAGIMGAKRTPDLIPLCHPIGLHGVTVDLRVTDAGVEIVATTKTAERTGVEMEALTAVATAGLTLIDMVKAVDPAASLQAVRVLRKEGGKTGEWVRPQDRP, encoded by the coding sequence ATGCCCGACGAATCCCTGCTCACCCACGTCGACCACACCGGGGCGGCGCGCATGGTCGACGTCTCGGCCAAGGCGGTCACCGCCCGCCGCGCCGTGGCCGCCGGCCGGGTCGACACCACCGCCGAGGTGGTCGCGCTGCTCCGCGGCGACGGCATGCCCAAAGGGGACGCCCTGGCCGTGGCCCGCCTCGCCGGGATCATGGGGGCCAAGCGCACCCCCGACCTCATCCCGCTGTGTCACCCGATCGGGCTGCACGGGGTGACGGTCGACCTGCGGGTGACCGACGCGGGCGTCGAGATCGTCGCGACCACGAAGACCGCCGAGCGCACCGGCGTCGAGATGGAGGCGCTGACCGCGGTCGCCACCGCCGGACTCACCCTGATCGACATGGTCAAGGCCGTGGACCCGGCCGCGAGCCTGCAGGCCGTCCGCGTCCTGCGCAAGGAGGGCGGCAAGACCGGCGAATGGGTACGCCCACAGGACCGCCCGTGA
- a CDS encoding MogA/MoaB family molybdenum cofactor biosynthesis protein, whose translation MGTPTGPPVTSAAIRARVVVASNRAAAGVYADTSGPLLVAGLRDLGCDVEPIPVVVPDGEPVTAALRAAVTDGVDVVLTSGGTGVTPTDRTPEATRVLLDFEIPGIAEALRAYARDRVPAAALSRGLAGVAGRTLIVNLPGSTGGARDGLAVLGPLLAHTVQQLRGGDHGRE comes from the coding sequence ATGGGTACGCCCACAGGACCGCCCGTGACCTCCGCCGCCATCCGTGCCCGGGTCGTGGTCGCCTCCAACCGCGCCGCGGCCGGCGTCTACGCCGACACCAGCGGTCCGCTACTGGTCGCCGGGCTGCGCGACCTCGGCTGCGACGTCGAACCGATCCCCGTGGTGGTCCCGGACGGCGAACCCGTCACCGCCGCGCTGCGCGCCGCCGTCACCGACGGCGTCGACGTCGTGCTGACCAGCGGCGGCACCGGGGTGACCCCCACCGACCGGACGCCCGAGGCGACCCGGGTACTTCTCGACTTCGAGATCCCCGGCATCGCGGAGGCGCTGCGCGCGTACGCCCGGGACAGGGTGCCCGCCGCCGCGCTGTCCCGTGGGCTGGCCGGGGTCGCCGGCCGGACGCTCATCGTCAACCTGCCCGGCTCCACCGGCGGGGCCCGCGACGGACTGGCCGTGCTCGGCCCGCTGCTGGCGCACACCGTGCAGCAGTTGCGCGGCGGCGACCACGGCCGCGAGTGA
- a CDS encoding molybdopterin molybdotransferase MoeA — MSAEGIPVDWDKARASAYEAGRAAAGPGERVSLAEADGRTLAEPLCALTDLPAFPTSSIDGWAVRGPGPWRPVGRVLAGHTAAPLTDDGTCVEIATGAMVPPGAAALVRVEESVRDAEGLVTGTPRSAPEWRLPGEEATRGEQLLSAGTAVDPAVVGLAATCGYETLAVRRAPRAAVLIFGDELLTGGVPGAGRVRDSLGPQVPGWLRRYGATLGPADVTGPVRDTLDAHVDALRHALADADLVCTTGGTMHGPVDHLHPALAALGAEYVVNTVAVRPGFPMLLARVTDPDGRARFVAGLPGNPQSAVIALVSLAAPLLAGLHGRELPELPQVTAGADVPGRGGFTHLALAALDPHRGTATPVGHVGSAMLRGLARSHGFVVVRPGTRATAGDRVPFLPLPLHPGERP; from the coding sequence GTGAGCGCTGAGGGCATTCCGGTCGACTGGGACAAGGCGCGCGCCAGCGCGTACGAGGCGGGCCGGGCGGCGGCCGGGCCCGGCGAGCGGGTGTCGCTGGCCGAGGCCGACGGTCGTACCCTCGCCGAGCCGCTGTGCGCGCTGACGGATCTGCCCGCGTTTCCGACCTCCAGCATCGACGGTTGGGCGGTGCGCGGCCCCGGCCCCTGGCGCCCGGTCGGCCGGGTACTGGCCGGGCACACGGCGGCGCCACTGACCGACGACGGCACCTGCGTCGAGATCGCCACCGGCGCCATGGTCCCGCCCGGCGCGGCCGCCCTGGTGCGCGTCGAGGAATCCGTCCGCGACGCCGAGGGCCTGGTCACCGGCACCCCGCGCAGCGCGCCCGAGTGGCGGCTGCCCGGCGAGGAGGCCACCCGCGGCGAACAGCTGTTGAGCGCCGGGACCGCGGTGGACCCGGCCGTGGTGGGGCTCGCCGCCACCTGCGGCTACGAAACCCTCGCGGTGCGCCGGGCGCCGCGCGCGGCCGTACTGATCTTCGGTGATGAGCTGCTCACCGGCGGCGTGCCCGGCGCGGGCCGGGTCCGCGACTCCCTCGGCCCGCAGGTGCCCGGCTGGCTGCGCCGCTACGGCGCCACCCTCGGCCCGGCCGACGTGACCGGACCGGTCCGCGACACTCTCGACGCGCACGTCGACGCGTTACGCCACGCGCTCGCCGACGCCGACCTCGTCTGCACCACCGGCGGCACGATGCACGGCCCGGTCGACCACCTGCATCCGGCCCTGGCCGCACTCGGCGCCGAGTACGTGGTGAACACGGTCGCGGTCCGCCCCGGCTTCCCGATGCTGCTGGCCCGCGTCACCGACCCGGACGGGCGGGCCCGCTTCGTCGCCGGGCTCCCCGGCAACCCCCAGTCCGCGGTGATCGCCCTGGTGTCGCTGGCGGCCCCGCTGCTGGCCGGGCTGCACGGCCGGGAACTGCCCGAGCTGCCCCAGGTCACCGCCGGTGCCGACGTGCCGGGCCGGGGCGGCTTCACTCACCTGGCCCTGGCCGCCCTCGACCCGCACCGGGGCACGGCCACCCCGGTCGGCCACGTCGGCTCCGCGATGCTGCGCGGGCTGGCCCGGTCGCACGGATTCGTGGTGGTCCGCCCGGGCACCCGGGCCACGGCCGGGGACCGGGTCCCGTTCCTGCCCCTGCCCCTACATCCCGGAGAACGGCCATGA
- a CDS encoding molybdenum cofactor biosynthesis protein MoaE, producing the protein MTVEQPSVIHVAVSDTDLDLAAHERAVADPRAGAVVSFQGVVRDHDHGRGVTLLEYEGHPSAEAVLREVAAEVAADPAVYAVAVSHRVGTLKIGDVALVAAVSTAHRAAAFAACARLVDEAKARLPIWKRQVFTDGTEEWVNCP; encoded by the coding sequence ATGACCGTCGAGCAGCCGTCGGTGATTCATGTCGCGGTCAGCGACACCGACCTGGACCTGGCCGCGCATGAGCGCGCGGTGGCCGACCCCCGCGCCGGGGCGGTCGTCTCGTTCCAGGGTGTGGTCCGCGACCACGACCACGGCCGGGGCGTCACCCTGCTGGAGTACGAGGGCCACCCCAGCGCCGAGGCGGTCCTGCGGGAGGTGGCCGCCGAGGTGGCCGCCGACCCGGCCGTGTACGCGGTCGCCGTGTCCCACCGCGTCGGCACCCTGAAGATCGGCGACGTGGCCCTGGTGGCGGCGGTCAGCACGGCGCACCGCGCGGCGGCCTTCGCGGCCTGCGCCCGACTGGTCGACGAGGCCAAGGCCCGGCTGCCGATCTGGAAGCGGCAGGTCTTCACCGACGGCACCGAGGAGTGGGTGAACTGCCCCTGA
- a CDS encoding glycosyltransferase 87 family protein produces the protein MPAIVERARRTARTHRRAARLAVAGLACAGVGIAVAALTHRYGLTGLALDRAAVRSWLSGDGLYAYRAPDSDLGTAVPPAAAFLLLPAAWLPIAIAGRLLALAGIAALALTLYALAGPVARRYGRPRWRAVLAAGALALLLEPVRSALGLGHLDVLIFGLIVADVVALRRNAWTRSRAAWWPGRPRPPAPHLGGPARPGRRWSQRGTWAGVGIGAATALNLSPVLFIVYLAGTRQWRAAVTAVVTALTLGVGAVLAAPQQSAAYLGEVLGRLDRRGGMDSPGNQSLAGVLARLYDSATTPVLLWLSVALLLAAVGLLRARSAHADGDEVAAFTLVGLTTAIVSPVTGTYELIWVVPAVLILVDAAFRQRVGARRPWPGRPPGFAGGGYAVAAVLTYLLFVTTPMGTLAEAGGVVGMLGGNAYALAVILLINGLPARAGAAPAFPADRWSARAAVARRRLATTVLPH, from the coding sequence ATGCCGGCGATTGTGGAGCGTGCGCGCCGAACCGCGCGTACCCACCGGAGAGCGGCGCGGCTCGCGGTGGCCGGGCTGGCCTGCGCCGGTGTCGGCATCGCGGTCGCCGCCCTCACCCATCGGTACGGCCTGACCGGCCTCGCGCTGGACCGCGCCGCCGTACGCAGCTGGCTGTCCGGCGACGGCCTGTACGCCTACCGCGCACCGGACAGCGACCTGGGCACCGCGGTCCCCCCGGCCGCCGCGTTCCTGCTGCTGCCCGCCGCGTGGCTGCCCATCGCGATCGCGGGCCGGCTGCTGGCGCTCGCCGGGATCGCCGCCCTCGCGCTGACGCTGTACGCGCTGGCCGGCCCGGTCGCCCGCCGGTACGGGCGGCCGCGCTGGCGGGCCGTGCTGGCGGCGGGGGCCCTGGCCCTGCTGCTGGAGCCCGTCCGGTCGGCACTCGGCCTCGGCCACCTGGACGTGCTCATCTTCGGCCTGATCGTGGCGGACGTGGTGGCGTTGCGCCGCAACGCCTGGACCCGCAGCCGCGCCGCGTGGTGGCCGGGCCGCCCCCGCCCGCCCGCACCCCACCTCGGCGGCCCGGCCCGGCCGGGGCGGCGCTGGTCGCAACGCGGAACGTGGGCCGGGGTCGGCATCGGCGCCGCGACCGCGCTCAACCTGAGCCCGGTCCTGTTCATCGTGTATCTCGCCGGCACCCGGCAGTGGCGGGCGGCGGTCACCGCCGTGGTCACCGCGCTGACCCTCGGCGTCGGGGCCGTGCTGGCCGCTCCACAACAGAGCGCCGCCTACCTCGGTGAGGTGCTGGGCCGCCTCGATCGCCGGGGCGGGATGGACTCGCCCGGCAACCAGTCCCTGGCCGGCGTGCTGGCGCGGCTGTACGACTCGGCCACCACACCGGTGCTGCTGTGGCTGTCCGTCGCGCTGCTGCTGGCGGCGGTGGGCCTGCTGCGGGCGCGGTCCGCGCACGCCGACGGCGACGAGGTCGCGGCGTTCACGCTGGTGGGCCTCACCACGGCGATCGTGAGCCCGGTCACCGGCACGTACGAGCTGATCTGGGTGGTGCCTGCGGTGCTGATCCTGGTGGACGCGGCCTTCCGGCAGCGGGTCGGCGCCCGGCGGCCGTGGCCGGGGCGCCCGCCCGGATTCGCGGGCGGCGGGTACGCGGTCGCGGCGGTGCTCACGTACCTGCTGTTCGTCACGACTCCGATGGGGACACTGGCAGAGGCGGGCGGGGTGGTGGGGATGCTCGGCGGCAACGCGTACGCGCTGGCGGTGATCCTGCTGATCAACGGGCTGCCGGCGCGGGCCGGGGCGGCGCCCGCGTTCCCGGCCGACCGCTGGAGCGCGCGGGCGGCCGTGGCCCGGCGACGGCTGGCGACGACCGTGCTGCCGCACTGA